A single Corynebacterium resistens DSM 45100 DNA region contains:
- the dapB gene encoding 4-hydroxy-tetrahydrodipicolinate reductase — protein sequence MTKIGVLGAKGRVGTAIVAAVESNPQHELAAALDHGDDLQQLVDAGVEVVVDFTVPDSVMDNVDFCVKNGIHAVVGTTGWTEERYNQVRQWLQESPETGVLVAPNFAISAVLTMKFAEIAAPFFESAEVIELHHPNKKDAPSGTAVHTAEGIAKAREAAGMGPQPDATEQSLDGARGADVQGVPVHAVRMTGMVAHEQVIFGTQGQSLTIKQDSYDRESFVPGVMVGVEKISSYPGLTIGLEKFLGLEN from the coding sequence ATGACCAAGATTGGAGTCCTAGGAGCCAAGGGACGCGTGGGTACTGCCATTGTGGCGGCGGTAGAAAGCAACCCCCAACACGAGTTAGCGGCAGCACTCGATCACGGCGATGACCTACAGCAGCTTGTTGATGCAGGTGTGGAAGTTGTGGTTGATTTCACTGTGCCGGACTCGGTGATGGATAACGTGGATTTCTGCGTGAAGAATGGCATCCACGCCGTCGTAGGAACCACCGGCTGGACAGAAGAGCGTTATAACCAAGTGCGTCAGTGGCTGCAGGAATCACCTGAAACTGGTGTGCTCGTCGCCCCCAATTTCGCTATCTCTGCCGTGCTGACGATGAAGTTCGCCGAAATCGCGGCGCCCTTCTTCGAATCAGCCGAGGTTATCGAGCTGCACCATCCAAATAAGAAGGATGCCCCCTCCGGCACCGCCGTGCATACGGCAGAAGGGATTGCCAAGGCACGCGAAGCCGCCGGCATGGGACCACAACCCGATGCCACCGAGCAGAGCTTGGACGGTGCTCGAGGCGCAGACGTGCAGGGTGTGCCGGTTCATGCGGTGCGCATGACCGGCATGGTTGCCCACGAACAGGTCATCTTCGGCACACAAGGGCAATCGCTGACAATCAAGCAAGACTCATATGACCGTGAATCCTTCGTTCCGGGTGTCATGGTCGGCGTTGAAAAAATTTCCTCCTACCCGGGCTTAACCATTGGTCTGGAGAAGTTTCTGGGGCTGGAGAACTAA